In the genome of Candidatus Zixiibacteriota bacterium, one region contains:
- a CDS encoding acyl-CoA dehydrogenase family protein: MDFELSEDHIMMRDSAREFAEKRLKDIAEEMDEKGYMPEELLAETGELGYFGLYTSDKYGGLEVDSLSFALVIEEIARKCAGLAITISVHNSLVIKALEKYGTEAQKEKFLPKLATGEFIGAYALSEPNSGTDAGSLKTTAILSGDHYLLNGTKSWVSSASIAKLMVVFVLTNPEAGPKGISCLLVEPGIGGMSLGAPEKKMGLKCSDTREVSFIDAKVPKENLLGEESRGFKIALSLLNNGRVGVSAQSLGIAQAAFDEALSYSKERKQFGQPICNFQAIQFKLADMAMRIDAARLLTYRAAILNDAPERHAKEISMAKLFASETANYVANEAVQIHGGYGYVKEYPVERYFRDARVTEIYEGTSEAQRIVISRDLLED; encoded by the coding sequence ATGGATTTCGAACTGTCTGAAGATCATATCATGATGCGTGATTCGGCTCGCGAATTTGCTGAAAAGCGCCTGAAAGACATCGCTGAGGAAATGGATGAGAAGGGGTATATGCCGGAGGAGCTTCTTGCCGAGACAGGCGAGCTCGGCTATTTCGGCCTTTATACTTCCGATAAGTACGGTGGGCTTGAAGTCGATTCTCTCAGCTTCGCGCTTGTGATCGAAGAAATAGCGCGCAAGTGTGCCGGCCTTGCGATAACCATATCCGTTCATAACTCGCTCGTGATCAAAGCGCTTGAGAAGTATGGCACGGAGGCACAGAAGGAGAAGTTTCTGCCGAAGCTGGCGACCGGGGAATTCATCGGAGCATACGCTCTGTCAGAGCCGAATTCAGGCACTGACGCCGGATCACTGAAGACGACAGCTATTCTGAGTGGAGATCACTATCTGCTCAACGGAACCAAGAGCTGGGTTTCTTCGGCGAGCATTGCAAAACTGATGGTTGTCTTTGTGCTTACCAATCCTGAAGCTGGTCCGAAGGGCATTTCCTGTCTGTTGGTCGAGCCGGGCATTGGCGGTATGAGTCTCGGCGCTCCTGAGAAGAAGATGGGGTTGAAATGTTCCGACACTCGAGAAGTCTCCTTCATAGATGCGAAAGTCCCGAAGGAGAATCTCCTTGGGGAAGAGAGCAGAGGGTTCAAGATTGCTCTCTCATTGCTGAACAATGGCAGGGTGGGAGTTTCTGCGCAATCGCTGGGAATAGCACAGGCAGCATTCGATGAGGCGTTGAGCTATTCGAAAGAGCGCAAGCAGTTCGGACAGCCTATTTGCAACTTCCAGGCAATCCAGTTCAAGCTTGCGGACATGGCCATGCGGATCGACGCTGCCAGACTGTTGACGTATCGCGCTGCCATCCTGAATGATGCGCCGGAGCGCCACGCAAAAGAAATCTCAATGGCGAAACTCTTTGCATCGGAGACTGCAAATTACGTAGCCAATGAAGCCGTACAGATTCACGGAGGCTACGGCTACGTGAAAGAGTATCCTGTCGAACGGTATTTCAGGGATGCGCGTGTGACCGAGATTTACGAAGGAACATCTGAAGCTCAACGAATCGTAATCTCGAGAGATTTGCTTGAGGATTAG
- a CDS encoding acyl-CoA dehydrogenase family protein — protein MYDLLEKLAGFRSEVRQFCEAEIAPHAVEVDEKQIFKPEIQEKINAKGWWGSIVPKEYGGLGLSSAEYTVLVEEISRVCGSTGLTFAAHNSLGTYPIYAFGTEEQRQKYLPNACKKGALIAFGLTEPEAGSDAGGTKSKAVRDGDHYVINGTKCWITSAEPCTVAIATARTSEEGGVKGISSFILEKGMEGFSVGKKENKMGCRGSNTAYLHFDDLKVHESQRLGDEGVGFKQFMITLDGGRISIGAMALGLAQAAFELASRYATERKSFGQPISSYQAIQWKIADMAMKIEAARHLVYGAAYLKDSGKRMSKESAMAKVYASEVANFCTYEAIQVLGGDGYSAKYPAERYYRDMKLCEIGEGTSEVQRIVIAREVFKSISDM, from the coding sequence ATGTATGACCTTCTGGAAAAGCTAGCTGGATTCAGGTCTGAAGTTCGTCAGTTCTGCGAAGCCGAGATAGCACCTCATGCCGTCGAGGTTGACGAGAAACAGATATTCAAACCGGAAATCCAGGAGAAAATAAACGCTAAAGGATGGTGGGGCAGCATAGTTCCCAAAGAGTATGGCGGCCTCGGGCTGAGCTCAGCCGAATATACGGTGCTTGTTGAAGAGATATCACGAGTGTGCGGTTCGACCGGCTTGACGTTCGCAGCTCACAACTCACTCGGCACCTACCCAATCTATGCATTCGGTACCGAGGAGCAGAGGCAGAAGTACCTGCCGAACGCCTGCAAAAAGGGCGCTCTGATTGCGTTCGGTCTCACCGAACCAGAGGCAGGCTCCGATGCAGGCGGGACCAAGTCAAAGGCTGTCAGGGACGGCGACCATTATGTAATCAACGGGACTAAGTGCTGGATTACTTCTGCGGAGCCCTGTACAGTCGCTATTGCCACAGCGCGAACCAGTGAAGAGGGCGGAGTCAAGGGGATATCGTCGTTTATACTCGAGAAGGGTATGGAAGGCTTCAGCGTCGGCAAGAAAGAGAACAAAATGGGCTGCCGGGGATCGAACACCGCGTATTTGCATTTTGACGATCTCAAAGTTCACGAGTCGCAGAGACTCGGTGACGAGGGTGTCGGGTTCAAGCAGTTCATGATTACTCTTGATGGTGGACGGATATCTATTGGCGCAATGGCACTCGGATTGGCGCAAGCTGCCTTTGAGCTGGCATCACGATACGCCACGGAGAGAAAGTCCTTCGGCCAACCAATCTCGTCATATCAGGCAATCCAATGGAAGATCGCTGATATGGCGATGAAGATAGAGGCTGCGCGGCATCTGGTCTATGGCGCTGCTTATCTGAAGGATAGCGGCAAGCGGATGTCCAAAGAGTCGGCGATGGCCAAAGTCTATGCGTCTGAGGTGGCCAATTTCTGCACTTATGAGGCTATTCAAGTACTCGGCGGCGATGGCTATTCTGCGAAGTATCCCGCTGAACGATACTACCGTGATATGAAGCTTTGTGAAATCGGCGAAGGAACCTCGGAAGTGCAGCGTATTGTAATTGCCAGAGAAGTGTTCAAGAGTATATCTGATATGTAA
- a CDS encoding branched-chain amino acid transaminase, which yields MAFKGEGKIWMNGEFVDWNDAKIHVLSHVVHYGSSIFEGIRAYKTNRGTAVFRLGAHIDRLFDSAKIYRMDIPFSNKQLFDASIETIRVNNLEACYIRPVVYRGYHSLGVDPRPCPVDVSIAVWEWGKYLGPEALENGVEVCVSSWARIAPNTLPAMAKCGANYMNSQLIKTEAIARGCVEGIALDSKGNVSEGSGENIFIVRDGVVITPPFDASILPGITRNTVITLATELGYKVIEGNIPREALYIAEEVFFTGSAAEITPISMIDKITIGDGKRGPITKRLQDRFFEYLSGDFPDTYGWLDFVYAEEKVEA from the coding sequence ATGGCTTTCAAAGGCGAAGGCAAGATTTGGATGAATGGGGAGTTCGTAGACTGGAACGATGCAAAGATTCACGTTTTGTCTCACGTGGTCCACTATGGCTCGTCCATCTTCGAAGGAATCCGAGCATACAAGACCAATAGAGGGACGGCAGTATTCAGACTCGGCGCTCATATTGACAGGCTCTTTGATTCCGCAAAAATCTACCGTATGGATATCCCATTCAGCAACAAGCAGCTGTTTGACGCGTCAATCGAGACAATTCGAGTCAATAACCTTGAAGCATGCTATATCCGTCCTGTCGTCTATCGTGGCTATCATTCTCTTGGTGTGGACCCGCGTCCCTGTCCGGTGGATGTCTCGATAGCAGTCTGGGAGTGGGGGAAATATCTCGGACCCGAAGCGCTCGAAAACGGAGTCGAGGTCTGCGTTTCATCATGGGCTCGTATCGCGCCAAACACGCTTCCGGCCATGGCAAAATGCGGCGCCAATTATATGAATTCTCAATTGATTAAGACCGAGGCGATCGCCAGAGGATGTGTCGAGGGCATAGCTCTCGATTCGAAGGGCAATGTCTCCGAAGGTTCTGGCGAGAATATTTTCATCGTGCGCGACGGCGTTGTTATCACCCCGCCATTCGATGCATCGATACTCCCCGGCATCACTCGCAATACCGTAATCACTCTCGCGACCGAACTCGGTTATAAAGTCATCGAAGGCAATATTCCAAGAGAGGCGCTCTATATTGCCGAGGAAGTATTCTTCACCGGCTCTGCCGCAGAGATTACTCCGATTTCGATGATTGATAAGATTACGATAGGTGACGGTAAGCGCGGGCCTATCACCAAGAGGCTACAGGACCGCTTCTTCGAGTACCTGTCCGGTGATTTTCCCGACACTTACGGCTGGCTCGATTTTGTTTATGCGGAAGAGAAGGTCGAAGCCTGA